Proteins found in one Vallitalea guaymasensis genomic segment:
- a CDS encoding MalY/PatB family protein, with the protein MEYNFDTIIDRKGTNSLKWEPDKLKEFFGEEDMLPLWVADMDFKTPQPIIDTIVERAKHGIYGYSVRLDEYYDSVINWQKKRHNWNIEKDSIVYTPGIVPAINYIIQAFCSTGDKVIIQTPVYYPFKKSIINNGCKVVDNPLTYDGKKYNIDFEDFEEKAKDEEVKIFILCSPHNPVGRVWTKEELEKIGKICIENNVLVVSDEIHNDLILGNNEHIVFANISEEFAHNSIICTAPSKTFNIPGLETSHIIIKNKEIRDKYKHILIKNSISGHNPMSIAALKAAYNEGEDWLEQLLLYLEENLNFMENYLINNMKEVRLIRPQATYLAWLDFRLIEKDNKKLEDLIFHKAKVALDSGNWFGDNGSGFMRVNFACPRAILKEALDRICSAINNRTLQ; encoded by the coding sequence ATGGAATATAATTTTGATACTATCATAGATAGAAAAGGAACTAATTCGCTAAAGTGGGAGCCAGATAAGTTAAAAGAGTTTTTTGGAGAAGAAGATATGTTGCCACTCTGGGTTGCAGACATGGACTTCAAGACTCCCCAACCAATAATTGATACAATAGTTGAAAGAGCAAAACACGGTATATATGGTTATAGTGTCAGGTTAGATGAATATTATGATTCAGTTATTAACTGGCAAAAGAAAAGACATAATTGGAATATAGAAAAAGATAGCATAGTATATACACCAGGTATTGTTCCAGCTATAAATTATATAATTCAAGCCTTTTGTTCAACTGGTGATAAAGTTATTATCCAAACACCTGTATACTATCCTTTTAAAAAATCCATTATAAATAATGGATGCAAAGTAGTGGACAATCCTTTAACATATGACGGTAAAAAATATAATATTGATTTCGAAGATTTCGAAGAAAAAGCAAAAGATGAGGAAGTTAAGATATTCATTTTATGCAGTCCCCATAATCCAGTTGGCAGGGTATGGACAAAAGAAGAATTAGAGAAGATTGGGAAAATATGCATAGAGAATAATGTTCTAGTTGTTTCTGATGAAATCCACAATGACTTGATTCTAGGAAATAATGAACATATAGTATTTGCTAACATTAGTGAAGAATTTGCTCATAACTCAATAATTTGTACTGCTCCTAGTAAAACATTTAATATACCTGGACTAGAAACATCTCATATAATAATTAAAAACAAAGAGATTAGAGATAAATATAAACACATTTTAATCAAAAACTCTATATCAGGACATAATCCCATGAGTATAGCTGCACTAAAAGCCGCTTATAACGAAGGCGAAGACTGGCTAGAACAATTGTTGCTTTATTTAGAGGAGAACCTTAATTTTATGGAAAACTACTTAATTAATAACATGAAAGAGGTAAGACTTATACGTCCACAGGCAACATACTTGGCATGGCTGGATTTTAGACTAATAGAAAAAGACAATAAAAAACTTGAAGACCTGATTTTTCATAAAGCTAAAGTTGCTCTGGATAGCGGAAACTGGTTTGGAGATAATGGTTCAGGTTTTATGAGAGTCAACTTTGCATGTCCACGTGCAATATTAAAAGAAGCTTTAGATAGAATATGTTCAGCAATTAATAATAGAACTTTACAATAA
- a CDS encoding acyl-[acyl-carrier-protein] thioesterase, giving the protein MSKIGTESYRLGTYAVDFENRIKMSTIFNYMQECAINHAHSQSYGVKEMTEEGLFWILSRAYIDVLEYPKLGDTITVKTWTKGTDKIFVLRDFKVYSSDRVIANVTTNWVIVDWKKMRPQRPKILNGTIDNLEDEYAVKEVPGKIFDVDNKEHVFDKNISYCDIDINHHVNNVRYVEMVLDSFCEDYYLNKQPQILHINFLNQCKYGQTIELHKGYNKETDNYYVEGVDKDSRKKYFQALIKWTDKK; this is encoded by the coding sequence ATGAGTAAAATAGGAACAGAATCTTACAGATTAGGAACTTATGCAGTTGATTTTGAAAATAGGATCAAAATGAGTACTATATTCAATTATATGCAGGAATGTGCTATAAACCATGCCCACAGTCAAAGTTATGGGGTAAAAGAGATGACAGAAGAGGGATTGTTTTGGATTTTGTCCAGAGCATATATTGATGTATTGGAATACCCTAAATTAGGTGATACGATTACAGTAAAAACATGGACAAAAGGTACTGACAAAATATTTGTGTTAAGGGATTTCAAAGTATATTCATCTGATAGAGTAATAGCTAATGTTACAACCAATTGGGTAATCGTTGATTGGAAAAAGATGAGACCACAACGTCCTAAGATACTTAATGGAACAATAGATAACCTAGAAGATGAATATGCTGTAAAAGAAGTTCCAGGAAAGATATTTGACGTTGATAATAAAGAACATGTATTTGACAAAAATATCAGTTACTGTGATATTGATATCAATCATCATGTCAACAACGTTAGATATGTTGAAATGGTATTAGATAGTTTTTGTGAAGACTATTATCTAAATAAACAACCCCAAATTCTACATATAAATTTTTTGAACCAATGTAAATATGGACAAACTATTGAACTACATAAAGGCTACAATAAAGAAACTGATAATTATTATGTTGAAGGTGTAGATAAAGACAGTAGAAAGAAATATTTTCAAGCATTAATTAAATGGACCGACAAGAAATAA
- the pyrR gene encoding bifunctional pyr operon transcriptional regulator/uracil phosphoribosyltransferase PyrR — MKVLMDDKAIGRALTRISHEIIEKNKGVENVVILGIKTRGVPLANRIADKIKTFEGVEVPVGTIDITFYRDDLQKKTPQPVINNPLDFDVSGKDVILVDDVIYTGRTCRSAIEAVIDTGRPNKIQFASLIDRGHRELPLTPDYIGKNIPTSKNEVVRVKLLEVDGEDTVQII; from the coding sequence ATGAAAGTATTAATGGACGACAAAGCTATTGGAAGGGCGCTAACACGTATATCTCACGAAATTATTGAAAAAAATAAAGGTGTAGAGAATGTTGTTATTCTAGGTATTAAGACTAGAGGTGTTCCTTTGGCGAACAGGATTGCGGACAAAATCAAAACATTTGAAGGAGTGGAAGTTCCTGTAGGAACAATTGACATCACTTTCTATAGAGATGATCTACAAAAGAAAACTCCTCAACCTGTAATAAACAATCCTTTAGATTTTGATGTATCAGGTAAAGATGTTATATTAGTTGATGATGTCATCTATACAGGTAGAACTTGTAGATCTGCTATTGAAGCAGTAATAGATACAGGTAGACCCAATAAGATTCAATTTGCATCATTAATAGATAGAGGTCACAGAGAATTACCTTTAACACCTGATTATATAGGCAAGAACATACCTACATCAAAAAACGAAGTAGTTCGTGTTAAGTTATTAGAAGTTGATGGCGAAGATACTGTTCAAATAATTTAA
- a CDS encoding uracil-xanthine permease family protein produces the protein MENISTGKKLILGLQHVLAMFGATVLVPILTGLDPAIALFAAGVGTLLFHLCAKGKVPVFLGSSFAFIGAISLTLNPNQLDDVSKMPRAEYLHNLSLVKGGIIVAGLVYVTMAIIIYFVGVDKIKKLFPPIVTGPMIIVIGLRLCTVATNSAFFPVINDNGDRAFNGTHALVATIVVLTMVVVSIFAKGFFKMVPILISVTIGYLLCIPFGLLDTTAITNAAWFSVSDSHITEQILTLPSFTMSGIIAIAPIALVVFIEHIGDITTNGAVVGKNFLEDPGIHRTMLGDGVATVFAGLVGAPANTTYSENTGVLAVTKVYNPAILRIAAVIAIFLSMIGKFGAVIRTIPGPVMGGISIILFGMIASVGVRILISSNLDFTHSRNLLISAIVLVIGIGVDSFPLVDSLTISGLAIAALIGVILNLVLPKGI, from the coding sequence ATGGAGAACATATCAACAGGCAAAAAACTAATTTTAGGTTTACAGCATGTTTTAGCAATGTTCGGAGCAACAGTCTTAGTACCAATTTTAACAGGACTTGACCCAGCTATTGCCTTATTTGCAGCTGGTGTAGGAACACTTTTATTTCACTTATGTGCAAAAGGAAAAGTACCTGTTTTCTTAGGTTCAAGTTTTGCATTTATAGGAGCAATTTCTTTAACTCTCAATCCTAATCAGCTGGATGATGTATCTAAGATGCCAAGAGCAGAATATTTACATAATCTTTCTCTAGTAAAAGGTGGAATTATAGTAGCTGGTTTAGTATATGTAACTATGGCTATCATAATTTACTTTGTGGGAGTAGATAAAATCAAAAAATTATTCCCGCCAATTGTGACTGGGCCAATGATTATTGTAATAGGACTTAGATTATGTACTGTTGCAACTAACAGCGCATTCTTCCCAGTAATTAATGATAATGGTGATAGAGCATTTAACGGTACTCATGCATTAGTTGCAACAATAGTTGTATTAACAATGGTTGTTGTATCAATATTTGCTAAAGGCTTTTTCAAGATGGTGCCTATACTAATATCAGTAACGATCGGTTATTTATTATGTATCCCTTTTGGATTATTAGATACAACTGCAATAACTAATGCCGCATGGTTCTCAGTTAGTGATTCTCATATAACAGAACAGATATTGACATTACCATCTTTTACAATGTCAGGAATCATTGCTATAGCTCCAATTGCCCTAGTAGTATTTATTGAACATATAGGGGATATAACTACTAACGGTGCTGTTGTTGGTAAGAATTTCTTAGAAGATCCAGGTATCCATAGAACTATGCTAGGTGATGGTGTGGCAACAGTATTCGCTGGTTTAGTGGGAGCTCCTGCTAATACTACATATAGTGAGAATACTGGTGTTTTAGCTGTAACAAAAGTATATAATCCTGCTATCTTAAGAATTGCAGCGGTAATAGCTATATTCTTAAGTATGATCGGTAAATTCGGAGCAGTTATAAGAACTATACCTGGACCAGTTATGGGTGGTATAAGTATCATATTATTTGGTATGATAGCAAGTGTAGGTGTTAGAATATTAATTTCTTCTAACCTTGATTTTACTCACAGTAGAAACTTATTGATATCAGCAATAGTTTTAGTAATTGGTATTGGTGTTGATAGTTTTCCTCTAGTTGATTCATTGACAATATCAGGATTAGCTATAGCAGCTCTTATTGGAGTCATTTTAAACCTTGTTTTGCCAAAAGGTATATAA
- a CDS encoding S-layer homology domain-containing protein, with the protein MKIIKIVLGIILLTALLTVTTTSVYTTDRFNMSYLHYGSPKSYINYVNDTEESLDNVSPNYIDINSEGHIETNNIDTDFIKTMHDKGMKVTPFLSNHWNREAGELALADMENVTTEINKIIETYNFDGINVDIEGLNEQSREPFTEFICLLREKLDSNKELSISVAANPYGSSKGWQGMYNYKTLASYADYLMIMAYDESYRGSKPGPVASMSFVENSIKNAIDIGVPSEKIVLGIPFYGRIWNINDMDDSDKDNKILGKGVTAGTIEALVAYYKGSIIYDKESKSMKATFTVNTSDEKKNLYSWGVPVTVGNYEIWYDDDYTIKEKLKLVSKYNLKGTGSWSLGQENKEIWKYYISWLNGNYFSDVSNHWAKKDISTIYEKDWMLGTSSTLFCPDTSLTRAQAAVTLIRALDIDLDSTSSYFVDVPDSYWAKSEIETAYKCNIINGKNKKIFDADSTITREELAKMLYNLLESNIDIQKADNNFKDISPNSWSYEAITALNSAGILKGYDENTFRPRDTVTRAQMACVLNRISIYIE; encoded by the coding sequence ATGAAAATTATTAAAATAGTTTTGGGTATAATTTTACTTACTGCATTATTAACAGTTACAACAACATCTGTCTACACTACAGATAGATTCAATATGTCATATTTACATTACGGCAGTCCTAAATCCTACATAAATTATGTTAATGATACTGAAGAATCTCTAGACAATGTATCACCTAATTACATAGACATAAATAGTGAGGGACATATTGAAACAAATAACATTGATACTGATTTTATAAAGACCATGCATGATAAAGGCATGAAGGTTACTCCTTTTTTAAGTAATCACTGGAATAGAGAAGCCGGTGAACTTGCATTAGCAGATATGGAAAATGTAACAACTGAAATCAATAAAATAATAGAAACCTATAATTTTGATGGTATTAACGTTGATATTGAAGGGTTGAATGAACAAAGCAGAGAACCATTTACAGAATTTATTTGTTTACTAAGAGAAAAGCTTGATAGTAATAAAGAGTTATCAATATCGGTAGCAGCTAACCCTTATGGTTCATCTAAAGGGTGGCAAGGTATGTATAATTATAAAACATTAGCTTCTTATGCAGATTATCTAATGATAATGGCTTATGATGAAAGTTATAGAGGAAGTAAACCAGGACCAGTAGCAAGTATGTCATTCGTAGAGAATTCTATCAAAAATGCTATTGATATAGGTGTACCATCAGAAAAAATAGTATTAGGTATACCTTTTTACGGAAGAATATGGAATATAAATGATATGGATGATTCTGATAAAGATAATAAGATTCTTGGAAAAGGAGTTACTGCGGGTACTATTGAAGCTCTGGTAGCATATTACAAGGGAAGTATCATCTATGATAAAGAATCCAAAAGCATGAAAGCTACATTTACCGTTAACACTTCTGATGAAAAGAAGAATCTATATAGTTGGGGTGTACCAGTGACTGTAGGTAATTATGAAATATGGTATGACGATGACTATACTATAAAAGAGAAATTGAAGCTAGTAAGTAAGTATAATCTAAAAGGTACAGGGAGCTGGAGTTTAGGTCAAGAAAACAAAGAAATATGGAAATATTACATATCATGGTTAAACGGCAATTATTTTAGCGATGTATCTAATCATTGGGCAAAAAAAGACATATCTACTATCTATGAAAAAGATTGGATGTTAGGTACATCCAGCACACTATTTTGTCCTGATACTAGTTTAACTAGGGCACAAGCGGCAGTTACTCTTATTAGAGCCCTTGATATTGATTTAGATTCTACCTCATCATATTTTGTTGATGTGCCAGATTCATACTGGGCAAAATCAGAAATAGAAACTGCATATAAATGCAACATAATAAATGGTAAAAACAAAAAAATATTTGATGCAGATAGTACAATAACTAGAGAAGAACTGGCTAAAATGCTGTACAATCTATTAGAATCAAATATTGATATACAAAAGGCAGATAACAACTTCAAGGATATAAGTCCTAATAGTTGGTCATATGAGGCTATAACAGCCTTAAATTCAGCTGGTATATTAAAAGGATATGATGAGAATACATTCAGACCTAGAGATACTGTAACAAGGGCTCAAATGGCTTGTGTCCTTAATAGGATCTCAATTTATATAGAGTAA
- a CDS encoding aspartate carbamoyltransferase catalytic subunit, giving the protein MLLNIKHFLDLKSLSCDEIHYILNSAQKMKYTIESNKFTTTPLLKGKTVATLYYEEQSRSRLSFELAAQNLNAKVINLTTSKELYRGESLKDLGRSVDQIGADFIVIRHPLSGGPHYLTKYVNASVINAGDGRNENPSQSLVDLLSIYEIKNKFKGLKVAIIGDIMHNRVARSNIWGLTKLGAKVRIAGPPTLIPSNLGDNVEVHNNTTEAIIDADVIMTLKIQNERQEDNLLPSINEYMRLFKLDVNRLQYAKKDVIVMHPGPINRGIEISSEVIDGDNSIINRQQINGVAVRMALFHVLSKCGVNFNV; this is encoded by the coding sequence ATGTTACTTAATATTAAACATTTTCTAGATTTGAAATCCTTATCATGTGATGAGATTCACTATATACTTAACTCAGCACAAAAAATGAAATATACCATAGAATCTAATAAATTCACTACAACCCCTTTATTGAAAGGAAAAACAGTTGCAACTTTATATTATGAAGAACAATCTCGTTCCAGATTATCTTTTGAACTTGCAGCTCAAAACTTAAATGCTAAAGTTATTAATCTCACTACATCTAAGGAATTATATAGAGGTGAATCACTTAAAGACCTTGGCAGATCAGTAGACCAGATTGGAGCTGATTTCATTGTCATAAGACATCCTTTGTCAGGAGGACCACATTATCTTACTAAGTATGTAAATGCTTCTGTAATTAATGCTGGTGATGGTAGAAACGAAAATCCTAGCCAATCGTTAGTGGATCTATTATCAATCTATGAGATCAAAAATAAATTCAAAGGATTGAAAGTGGCAATAATAGGAGACATCATGCACAATAGAGTGGCAAGAAGTAATATATGGGGACTTACTAAACTAGGTGCAAAAGTAAGAATCGCTGGACCACCTACACTAATACCTAGTAACCTTGGAGATAATGTAGAAGTTCACAATAATACTACAGAAGCAATAATTGATGCAGATGTAATCATGACCCTCAAAATTCAGAATGAAAGGCAAGAAGATAATCTGTTACCATCAATAAATGAATATATGAGGTTATTTAAATTAGATGTCAATCGCTTGCAATATGCTAAGAAAGATGTAATTGTTATGCACCCAGGACCTATAAATAGAGGTATAGAAATCTCTTCAGAGGTTATAGATGGAGATAATTCTATAATAAATAGGCAACAAATCAATGGAGTAGCTGTGAGAATGGCATTATTTCATGTATTATCTAAGTGTGGGGTGAATTTTAATGTATAA
- a CDS encoding dihydroorotase encodes MYNLLIKNGKIVTSEETLVNTDILIDGGKISEVMPNINIDGYYTIDATDKIIIPGLIDMHCDICEPGYEYRESLVTASLSAARGGFTSITCSPNTLPSIDNKTVVEYIKTKSEIDAVTHLFPYGSLTKECKGTELTEYGEMQLSGIVALSDGDVPIQDNSVVKKIFRYASMFDMPIIMHCEDTSISNKSGINEGYMATKLGLKGFPVVAETIQLARNIFLAKEYGINLHITHVSSKESVELIRLAKDKGISITAETSPRYFILDESNVDNYNTYAKISPPLRTREDIEGIINGLKDGTIDVISSDHKPNTIDSKLLEFDIASFGMSTFETAFKLSYTYLVHNGILTLQELVNKMSYNPANILGINKGKITPGYDADLVMIDINSKDVINSKKFLSKAKYSVYDGYETRVDITNTIIQGNHYNYNED; translated from the coding sequence ATGTATAACTTACTTATAAAAAATGGAAAGATTGTTACATCTGAAGAAACATTGGTGAATACAGATATATTGATAGATGGTGGTAAAATCAGTGAAGTGATGCCTAACATTAATATAGATGGTTATTACACTATAGATGCAACAGATAAGATTATTATTCCAGGACTTATTGATATGCATTGTGATATATGCGAGCCTGGCTATGAATATAGAGAAAGCCTTGTAACAGCTTCATTAAGTGCTGCGAGGGGCGGATTCACAAGTATAACTTGTAGTCCTAATACATTACCAAGTATAGATAATAAAACAGTAGTTGAATATATAAAAACAAAATCAGAAATTGATGCAGTTACACATTTATTTCCTTATGGAAGCTTGACAAAAGAATGTAAAGGGACAGAACTTACTGAATATGGCGAAATGCAGTTATCAGGTATAGTAGCATTATCTGATGGTGATGTTCCAATACAAGATAATAGCGTTGTAAAAAAAATATTTCGTTATGCAAGTATGTTTGATATGCCTATAATAATGCATTGTGAAGATACTAGTATTTCCAATAAAAGTGGTATCAATGAAGGCTATATGGCTACAAAGCTAGGATTAAAAGGTTTTCCTGTAGTAGCTGAGACAATTCAGCTAGCTAGAAACATATTTTTAGCAAAAGAGTATGGTATTAACTTACACATCACACATGTTTCATCAAAAGAGTCTGTAGAATTAATTAGACTTGCAAAAGATAAAGGGATTAGTATTACAGCGGAAACTTCTCCTAGATATTTTATATTGGATGAATCCAATGTTGATAACTATAATACCTATGCTAAGATAAGTCCTCCTCTTAGAACTAGGGAAGATATTGAGGGTATAATCAACGGATTGAAAGACGGTACAATTGATGTAATCAGTTCTGATCATAAACCTAACACAATTGACTCGAAATTATTGGAATTTGATATTGCTTCCTTTGGCATGTCAACATTTGAAACAGCATTTAAACTATCCTATACTTATTTGGTTCACAACGGTATTTTGACATTACAAGAATTAGTTAATAAAATGTCATATAATCCAGCTAACATATTGGGTATAAATAAAGGTAAGATTACCCCCGGATACGATGCTGATTTAGTTATGATTGACATAAATAGTAAAGATGTGATAAATTCCAAAAAGTTTTTGTCAAAAGCAAAATACTCCGTATATGATGGATATGAAACTCGGGTAGATATAACAAATACTATCATTCAAGGAAACCATTACAATTATAATGAAGATTAA